TAAAAGTGAAATATAGGAACCTTACGAAGAAGGGACTGTTGAGAATACCTTCTTTTGTGGAATGGGTAAGTTGAGGAGAGAGTGACTGGGAAAAAAGTCGCTCTTTTTTTATTATAAAATATCAATATTCTTATTTATTTAACAATTTATACTATTATTTGACAGTATATTACATTAAAATGAATTAAAGAGGAGAGTGGTTTTAGTGAAACTACAAAAAATACACATACATAATTATCGGTCTATTATAGACCAGAGTTTTGATTTAAACGATTATACTTTACTAGTAGGTGCAAATAACGCTGGTAAATCTACCGTAATTAACGCAATTCGGACTTTTTATGAAAAAGTTAAATATAACAAAAAAGCTGATTTTCCTAAACAAGGCTTTACTGATCAAGAATCTTGGATTGAAATTACATATGCTTTAACGGAGGAAGAATATGAGAGCCTTCCAGATAATTATAAGACTTCAAATAAAAGTCTTATTGTAAGGAAACTATTGGATTCAAAAGATACTACTAGAATGACGAAAGACCAGAGTAATTTATATGCTGTAATTGACGGTGAATTAGAAACGAATTTATTCTTTGGTGCGAAAAATATCAGTAATGCAAAATTAGGAGACGTAGTTTATATACCAGCAGTGAGTTCTGCTTCAGATAGTTTAAAAATGTCAGGACCTTCTCCCTTAAGAGACACAATAAATTTTCTATTCAAAGAAGTAGTTAATGACCACCCAAGCTATCAAGATTTAACCACGGCATTTAAAAACTTTAATGCATATGCGAATCAAAAAGACGGAGTATTTGATAATATTGTTAAACCATTTAATAATGATATAGAAGAATGGGGTATTTCGTTTAACCTAAAGATAAATCCTATATCCACTGACGAAATAACAAAAAGTTTAATCTCTTCACATTTTAGTGACGGTAACATAAGCAATCAAGAATTTAACATTGACCAATATGGACACGGTTTTCAACGTGCTGTAATCTTTAACTTAATAAAGCTTTCAGCAGGATTTAAAAAAGAAAAGAAAACAAAGAAAAAAGAGTTTAACCCCAAATTGACAATCTTGTTATTTGAAGAACCAGAAGCCTTTTTACACCCTACACAACAAGATCAGTTAGCATATAACTTAAGGGTATTATCTCAGGTAGTAGACTACCAGGTGATTTTAACAAGTCATTCCTCTCTTTTTATTGGAAAAGCAACTAATGAATTAAATCAAATTATTAATATTAAAAAAAGAGACGGAGTTTCTTATTTATATCAGCCTAGTAAAATGGAATTAGATAATTTCTTTAAATATAACGTTGATTTTAAGGCATTACTTGACGGCAGTTTAAGTGATGAATTGAATGAAGAACTAATTGCACAAGAGGAGAAATTCCGCTACCAACTTTGGTTAGACTCAGAACGTTCCTCAATGTTCTTTGCAAATCACGTTTTTATTACGGAAGGAGCAACCGAGAAAATATTGATTGAATATCTTCTCGATAATGATTGGGCAGACCTAAAAAGAGAAAAGATATATGTTCTGGACGCCATGGGTAAATTTAATATTCACAGATATATCAAGTTGCTTAGTCTTTTTGGAATTAAACATTCTGTCTTTATTGATTCTGACTCGGAGAAAAAAGGAAAAGGACTTGTATTACACCAAAAATTAAACAAACATATTTGTGATTGTATGACTTTTTATACTTCTTGCGAGCCACATTTATTTGAACCAGACCTTGAAAGTTTCTTAGGATTACCAGTGCCAAAAGATAGAGAACGGAAACCGTTAGAGATTTTAAAAGCAGTTACAAGTAATTCTATTGATATTAACAAACTAGGGGAATTCAAAAAAATCATAATAAATCAATTATATGGAAAACAACTTGAACAAGGTGCAGAAAAAGATACAGTTAGGATCTAGTTTAACAAAAGACTATGACCGTCAACCAAGACGGTCTTATTTTCTATTTAAAAATTGGGAGATAATGTTAAAAAATATGTCGGAAAACTACTAATGTTTATAGTAAAATAGAGGAAGAATGATAATTTAGTCGAGTATAGGAAGCGGTGTAACAAAAAGAATGAGTACAAATTTATCGAAACAACGAAGAGAAGAATTACTTGAGAAACTCAATCAAATTGAAACTTTTGTTGAGGAGAATTCAAAAGATGAAAATGTAAGACTACTATTAACCAATATTGCTGAGATTAGAAAGGATATAAATGGAAAGAAGTTTGGTCTTCTTTTTGAAGAACACGAAGAAAGTATTGATAATTTATTAGAAAAAAATACCACTATTATTACTGAAGAGAGAGAATTATTTATTAACAATGGTGGAGATATGAATTTTTTAATTGAAGGAGATAATCTTGCTTCTTTAGAATTATTAACTAAAACTCACCGAGAAAAGATTGATTTAATTTATATTGACCCTCCGTATAATACAGGAAATAAAGATTTTACTTATGACGACAAGCTTGTTGAAAAAGACGACGGTTTTAAACATAGTAAATGGATTTCATTCATGGAGAGAAGAATAAAGATTGCAAATCAGCTGTTAACTAATAAAGGGATTATGGTCATAAGTATTGGTTACCATGAGCTTAATTATTTAGTATTGCTTTGCGAAGAAATTTTTCTTAATAAACAAGTTGTAACTGTAACAGTTCAAACCTCTGGTGGAAAACCTTCTGGTGGATTTAATTATCTTCAAGAATATTTGGTTTTCATTACACCAAAGGATTTTGAACCTAATCCTGTAAAGTTTGCTGGGGGAATTGCCAGAAGTCCGTTTGAAGGTTTAACACTAAGTACATTTGATAAAACTCAAAGACCTAATCAAACTTATCCTATTTTCATAGATAAAAAAACTCACCAAATTGTAGGTACAGGCTTATCTTTACAAGAAAGAATTAATAACGGAAGTTATACTGGAGCATTATCAGATTTTCTTTTTGATTTCAATGAAGCACCGAACGGAACAGTTGCACTTTGGCCGATCAGTAGTAAAGGTGGCGAATGTGTTTGGCGTTTGATTGCCACTCGACTAATGGACGATTGGAATAAGGGATTTATAAAAGTAAGTAAAAATAGGTCAAAAAACCACCCAAACAAATACAGTGTTCAATACCTTCCAGAAGGAGTTATTAACAAAATAGAAGGTGGTTTGTTAGAAGTTATTGGTACTGAAGAAGGGTCTCCAACATTAGTCTTTGGAGAGAATAAAACGGTTGGTTCAGATATTCCTACAATCTGGACTGAGAAAGATTTTTACACCACTAAGGGAACTAATCTTCTAAAAGAGATTTTGGGACCAAAAAAATTCTCTTATCCAAAACCACTTGAATTTATAGTTGAAGTGTTAAGAGCCACTTCTAAGCCAGATAGCATAATTTTGGACTTCTTTGCTGGTTCTGGTACTACTGGGCAAGCTGTTATGGAATTAAATAAAGAAGATAGTGGACAACGAAAATTCATTCTTTGTACAAATAATCAAAACAATATTTGTCGTGAGGTCACATATGAACGCTTAAAGAGAGTGAATGACATTTATTCTTACAACATGAGTTTAAAGTATTTTAAGGTAGATTTTGTAGAAGTAGAAAATCGATTCTTTTATGAATACACTGACGAGTTACTTGAACATGTGCGTGAATTAGTTGAATTGGAAAACGCTATTGACTTTACTGCGAATAATGAAGTTGACATTATTTTGACTGACGAAGAACTAGAAGAATTCGTTCGAAATTTTGAAGAAAGAAAAGAATGTAAAATTATTTACCTCGGACATGACGTCCTTCCAAATTATGTACAGGAAACTCTTTTCAAAAAACACAAAATTAAGGTTAATATCATTCCAGATTATTATTATAGGGAG
This Neobacillus sp. YX16 DNA region includes the following protein-coding sequences:
- a CDS encoding AAA family ATPase, with translation MKLQKIHIHNYRSIIDQSFDLNDYTLLVGANNAGKSTVINAIRTFYEKVKYNKKADFPKQGFTDQESWIEITYALTEEEYESLPDNYKTSNKSLIVRKLLDSKDTTRMTKDQSNLYAVIDGELETNLFFGAKNISNAKLGDVVYIPAVSSASDSLKMSGPSPLRDTINFLFKEVVNDHPSYQDLTTAFKNFNAYANQKDGVFDNIVKPFNNDIEEWGISFNLKINPISTDEITKSLISSHFSDGNISNQEFNIDQYGHGFQRAVIFNLIKLSAGFKKEKKTKKKEFNPKLTILLFEEPEAFLHPTQQDQLAYNLRVLSQVVDYQVILTSHSSLFIGKATNELNQIINIKKRDGVSYLYQPSKMELDNFFKYNVDFKALLDGSLSDELNEELIAQEEKFRYQLWLDSERSSMFFANHVFITEGATEKILIEYLLDNDWADLKREKIYVLDAMGKFNIHRYIKLLSLFGIKHSVFIDSDSEKKGKGLVLHQKLNKHICDCMTFYTSCEPHLFEPDLESFLGLPVPKDRERKPLEILKAVTSNSIDINKLGEFKKIIINQLYGKQLEQGAEKDTVRI
- a CDS encoding site-specific DNA-methyltransferase, with product MSTNLSKQRREELLEKLNQIETFVEENSKDENVRLLLTNIAEIRKDINGKKFGLLFEEHEESIDNLLEKNTTIITEERELFINNGGDMNFLIEGDNLASLELLTKTHREKIDLIYIDPPYNTGNKDFTYDDKLVEKDDGFKHSKWISFMERRIKIANQLLTNKGIMVISIGYHELNYLVLLCEEIFLNKQVVTVTVQTSGGKPSGGFNYLQEYLVFITPKDFEPNPVKFAGGIARSPFEGLTLSTFDKTQRPNQTYPIFIDKKTHQIVGTGLSLQERINNGSYTGALSDFLFDFNEAPNGTVALWPISSKGGECVWRLIATRLMDDWNKGFIKVSKNRSKNHPNKYSVQYLPEGVINKIEGGLLEVIGTEEGSPTLVFGENKTVGSDIPTIWTEKDFYTTKGTNLLKEILGPKKFSYPKPLEFIVEVLRATSKPDSIILDFFAGSGTTGQAVMELNKEDSGQRKFILCTNNQNNICREVTYERLKRVNDIYSYNMSLKYFKVDFVEVENRFFYEYTDELLEHVRELVELENAIDFTANNEVDIILTDEELEEFVRNFEERKECKIIYLGHDVLPNYVQETLFKKHKIKVNIIPDYYYREKRG